A segment of the Nitrosopumilaceae archaeon genome:
AGTATAGAGCCTTCAAACTTTGTGTATTGATGAAATTCTCGTGCTTGGTTTACTGTGTCATTACCAGCAAGGGAATCACCAACAAAAATTTTCAAATCTGGATTTACCACTTTGTTGATTTTTGATATCTGGTCCATGAGATTCTTACTTGTCTGCATTCTTCCAGCAGTATCAATTAGTATGCAATCAATCTTGTGTGATTTGGCATAAAGTACAGCATCACGGGAAACCGCAGCTGGATCAGAACCATAGTTTTGTGCTATGATTTTTAGATTAAGTCGCTTTGCATGTTCAGTTATCTGTTCTATCGCTCCTGCCCTGTATGTGTCAGCGGCTGCTATTACAACAGAAAATTTGTTTTCTCGTAAAAGATATGCAACCTTTGCCACAGTTGTTGTTTTTCCTGTTCCGTTAATTCCCATAAATGATATGATATATGGTTCGCCTGTACTTTTTTTCTTTTCAATGTTGGATATGATGTCAACTTTTCCTGCAGAATCAAACATGTTTGAGATGTGTTCTCGCAAGTTTTGTTTTACAATGTTTGCTATCTGCTCTTTTTCTACAGTAACACCAATTAGTTTCTGTTTTAAATCACTTTTCAATGAATCAATCACTTCTGTCGCAACATCAGATTCTAGCAGTGCTACTTCAAGCTCAAAAAGAACCTTGTTAATGTCTTTTTCCTTGAGTTCTTTCTGCCCAAAGCTCTTCGCCGCCGAAGAAAAAGCGTTCCTTAGTTTTTCAAACATAATATTTTGCCTTTATTGTTTACTTTGGCTTGCTTGTAATATGCGATTCATTTGTTGTTGTCCCTGTTCAAGTCTTGCTGCAACCTCATGTTTTTGTGCAGATAATTGTTGTAGTACAATTTCCAATTCCTTTATCCTTTCCTCAACATAATTAATTGCAGAATTCTTATCTTGCTCAAGTGAAGCCCCTGCGCCAATACTTACAAGTAATTTTTCATTTGGTTGTATTATTGCCTTCACATATGCCCCCATTCCTACTGGCACAAGGGTTTCAAGTTGTTTATCCCCTAGTATTTTCATTGATTCTATTGCACTTGTTGCTTCGTGTAAAAGTTTTATGACAGCATCTTCTTTTTGCAATAGATCCGACATGTAAGCTTCAAGTGCCTGCATTTGTTGCATCAATGCTTGGGCTTGTTCTTCGCTCATTTGCAAAAATTTCTCTTTCCCGGCTATAAATGCATTCTCTGATTAAAACAAAAAAAGAGAAGAGATTATACTTTTGAAAGTCTATTTTCTACTTCGCCCCAGTTTACTACATTCCACCATGCGGTTATATAGTCTGGACGTTTATTCTGATATTTCAGATAGTAGGCATGTTCCCACACATCTAGTCCTAACAAAGGAATCAATCCTTTTGTTCTAGGGCTAGTTTGATTTGGCATTGTTGTAAATTCAACTTTCTTGCTTTGTGGATTGTAAGCTAGCCAACCCCATCCACTGCCTTGAATTGCACCAGTGTCTTTGGAAAATTTTTCTTTGAATGCATCAAAGCTTCCAAAAACTGAATTGATAGCATCAGCTACTTTGCCACCAGGAGTTCCTCCACCATTTGGTTTCATGTTATTCCAAAATAGTGTGTGGTTATCATATCCACCACCGTGAAAATTAACTGCACCTCTAACATTCTCAGGCACTTTATCTAAGCTTGAGAGCAACTTTGTTAGTTCCATGTTTTGCAACTCTGAGCTAAGACTTTCCAAAGCTGTGTTCAGACCGTTTGTGTATGCTTGATGATGTTTGGAATAGTGAATTTCCATCGTCTTTGCATCAATATGAGGTTCTAGTGCTTCGTACGCATAAGGCAATTTTGGAAGTTCATATTTTGCCATGCAAGAGGTGATGTATGCATGCAATTTATGGCTTTGGTTACAAATGTATTTTATCTAACTAAATTTGATGAAATTTGTTGAAACACTACAAATTTGTATTTTTTTCACTTGCAATAATTTTATGTACTGTCTTTATTTTATCAATTGTAAAGGATCAACAAAAAATCGAATTTTATCTTGAAAAAAATACATCGCTTATTGGAGTTGAGATTCCAAGAGAACAAGGGTTTGAAGGGCAGGGAATCAAAATTGGTATAATAGATACAGGGATAGATTACAACCATCCAGATCTTCTGGGTTTTGGTCCTAGTGGCAAAGTTATTGGAGGATATAATTTTGTAGATAATGACAACAAAACAATCGATACTACTGGACATGGTACTGAAGTAGCTGGAATAATTGCTGCAGATGGAAATCTCAAAGGAGTAGCGCCAAAGGCGAAGCTATTTTCGTACAAGGTATCATCAACTGGAGAATCTGTGTCATCAGATCTTATCGTAAAAGCAATTCATCGCGCAATTGAAGACAAGGTCAATGTAATCAATATCAGTTTAGGTGTAAACAAGACAAATGATGAGATTGATCAAGCTGTTAATGAAGCTGTAAAAAATGGAATCATAGTTGTTGTAGCAGCAGGAAACAATGGTCCAGATAATGGTACTATTGGCAGTCCAGGAAAAGATCCAGATGTAATAACAGTTGGTGCAACATACAACAACATAACGCAAAGTGTTGTCTCAACATTAGAAATTGACAAAACCCAATACCAAGTGCTTCCAATGCTTGGTACAAACCCATTATCAAAACCAATTACAGGGAAAATTGTCTTTGGAGGATATGGTAGGATTAGAGATCTTGTCAATGTGGATGCCAAAGATTCCATATTACTTGAAGAAAGAGGTAGTGACATTAAAGGAGAGAAGATCTATTTTTCAGAAAAAGAACGTAATGCTGTACAAAGCGGTGCCCAAGCTCTTATAATTTTCAACAATGAACCTGGAATATTTTTTGGAGAAATTTTTCAACCAAATTCCACCTCCAGTAACAATCCAATAATACCAGTCATATCAATGTCAAAAAGCGACGGACTTGCATTAAAAAAGTCACTTCAAAATGAAACAGTAGCAAAGTTAGATGTATTTAGTCATCCAGATTTTGTTGCACCGTTTAGTTCTCGTGGTCCGGTTTCACCGTTTTATATCAAACCTGATCTTGTAGCACCAGGCGTATTTGTAAATTCCACTCACATAGGAGGAACATATAATCTAACAAGTGGAACAAGTATTGCAGCGCCACATGTTACAGGAGCAGTAGCTCTTTTGTTACAAAAAGATCCAAATCTTAAGCCTGAGGATATTGCTTCACTTCTTTCTACAACAACAGATCCTGTTACAGATGCTTATGGAAATGATGAGCCTGTTGATGTTACTGGTAGTGGAAGATTAAATCTTACAAGAGCATTTTCTGCTAATTTAATAATAATTCCACATAGTCTTGTATTCAATCTCGCCTTAGAAAAACCATATCAAACAAGAACACTACATCTACAAACCATACAAGGAATATTACCAAACATTCAAACAAAATTTATCTCTGATCAAAATGATTTCAAGTTAGAATCTAGTCTTAAGAATAATTCTTTAAACATAAAAATTTCGATGCAAAAAAACATGACTGGTGATTTTTATAAAATGTTTGAGATTAATGACGGTACAACAGCATATCATGTACCTGTTATGATTCATGTAACTAAAGGTATAATCAATACAAGTGAGAGTGATGGGATCTTAACTTTTAGCCTTGAACGCCCAGAAATCTGGTCATATGCAAAAATTTCTGTAATTAAAGAAGGCACTGACCAAATTCAAAGTGCATCACTTGTTCCACAGCAAATCACATCATTGTCATTATATGAACCAGGAAAGTATTGGATTGAAGCTCAAATAACCACACCGGATGGTATTGATAATGTGTATGATGATATCATTATTAAAAAACCTGCAGTGAAAACAGGAATTGAATTTCTAGAATCCTTTGGAATTCCCATAAAAGAGATAATCATAATTTCTGGAGTAATCGTTGCTTCGATAATTGTTGTGTTGGTGGTAAGACGTAACTAAATCTGTGGACCTGCATCACGAATTTCTTTTGTAGTATTTCCAAATTTCTTAAAGTTATCAACAAACATCTGTGCAAGTTTTCTTGCAGAATTATCATATCCTTCTTTTTCTGCCCATGTATTTCTTGGATTTAGTACTTCTGGAGGCACTTCAGGACATGTCTCTGGCACATCCAAATTGAACACCTCATCGTGTCTATATTTTACCATATCAAGCACACCAGTAAGGGCAGCTGTAACCATCATCCTTGTATGTTTGATGTTCATTCTCTTACCTATACCGTATGGTCCTCCAGACCATCCCGTGTTTATGAGATAGACTTTGGTGTTGTGTTTTGTGATTTTTTCTCCAAGCATCTTTGCATATATTGATGCATGTCTCGACATGAAAGGTGCTCCAAAACATTCTGAAAATGTTGCTTTGGGTTCTGTAATTCCACGTTCAGTTCCTGCAAGCTTGCTTGTATATCCCGACATAAAATGATACATAGCTCCTTCTTTTGTCAATCTTGCAACAGGTGGAAGTACACCAAACGCATCTGCTGTTAAAAACACAATTATTTTTGGATTTCCTCCAATGCTTGGAGTTATGGCGCCAGGAATGTAGTCAAGTGGGTATGCAGCTCTTGTGTTCTCAGTTAAGCTTCCATCGTTAAAGTCTGGTGTTAGTGTTTTTTTGTCCAGTACAACATTTTCTAAAACTGAACCAAACTTGATGGCATTCCAAATTTGTGGTTCTGCATCTCTGTTAAGATTGATACATTTTGCATAACATCCTCCTTCAAAATTAAAAATTCCGTTATCAGACCATCCATGTTCATCGTCTCCAACTAACATTCTGTTTGGATCTGCTGAAAGTGTTGTTTTCCCAGTACCTGATAGTCCAAAAAATAATGCAGCATCGTCTTTTTTCCCAATATTTGCAGAACAGTGCATTGGAAAGACGCCTCTAGGTGGAAGTATGTAATTCATGACAGAAAACATTGCCTTCTTTATCTCGCCTGCATAACAAGTTGCCCCAATTAGTACAATTTTTTTTGTGTAATTTAATATGATAAAAGCATCACTTCTGGTTCCATCAACTTCTGAAATAGCTTTGAAATCATTTAACGCAAGTAAAGTAAACTCTGGTTTGTGTGATTCAAGCTCTGCTTCTGACGGTCTGATGAATAATTGTCTGACAAAGAGATTTTGCCACGCATGATC
Coding sequences within it:
- the pfdA gene encoding prefoldin subunit alpha; translated protein: MSEEQAQALMQQMQALEAYMSDLLQKEDAVIKLLHEATSAIESMKILGDKQLETLVPVGMGAYVKAIIQPNEKLLVSIGAGASLEQDKNSAINYVEERIKELEIVLQQLSAQKHEVAARLEQGQQQMNRILQASQSKQ
- the ftsY gene encoding signal recognition particle-docking protein FtsY, which codes for MFEKLRNAFSSAAKSFGQKELKEKDINKVLFELEVALLESDVATEVIDSLKSDLKQKLIGVTVEKEQIANIVKQNLREHISNMFDSAGKVDIISNIEKKKSTGEPYIISFMGINGTGKTTTVAKVAYLLRENKFSVVIAAADTYRAGAIEQITEHAKRLNLKIIAQNYGSDPAAVSRDAVLYAKSHKIDCILIDTAGRMQTSKNLMDQISKINKVVNPDLKIFVGDSLAGNDTVNQAREFHQYTKFEGSILTKSDADARGGAAISIVKVTSTPILYLGVGQEYKDLKPFDKDSFLESLFGAEEISIPQPEIKMLQTLIPVQQENTEKSEKIGEKIEQQITPDEIPKQVEKEQTTPTSQLETKSKPEIKQEKIYVEDEDDPFARIATKDIEKYSDLYDVPSPENDKDAKDLAVKIKKWISNGRPKPHESAKEQVIDKEIEEKTMKQEDVKPKKKHSLFGWGKK
- the pckA gene encoding phosphoenolpyruvate carboxykinase (ATP), with amino-acid sequence MRRDNKEIRGGSFYPMIEDLKATITGKFITQLKEQGITTSNIHRNLPVKLLIDIILEKNEGILTSNGSLSVRTGKYTGRSPDDRYIVDDSETHVNVDWGKVNHPFPEDKFDKLYEKMKKHIEGKEIFVFDGFVGADLDNRLPIRVITDHAWQNLFVRQLFIRPSEAELESHKPEFTLLALNDFKAISEVDGTRSDAFIILNYTKKIVLIGATCYAGEIKKAMFSVMNYILPPRGVFPMHCSANIGKKDDAALFFGLSGTGKTTLSADPNRMLVGDDEHGWSDNGIFNFEGGCYAKCINLNRDAEPQIWNAIKFGSVLENVVLDKKTLTPDFNDGSLTENTRAAYPLDYIPGAITPSIGGNPKIIVFLTADAFGVLPPVARLTKEGAMYHFMSGYTSKLAGTERGITEPKATFSECFGAPFMSRHASIYAKMLGEKITKHNTKVYLINTGWSGGPYGIGKRMNIKHTRMMVTAALTGVLDMVKYRHDEVFNLDVPETCPEVPPEVLNPRNTWAEKEGYDNSARKLAQMFVDNFKKFGNTTKEIRDAGPQI
- a CDS encoding S8 family serine peptidase → MKHYKFVFFSLAIILCTVFILSIVKDQQKIEFYLEKNTSLIGVEIPREQGFEGQGIKIGIIDTGIDYNHPDLLGFGPSGKVIGGYNFVDNDNKTIDTTGHGTEVAGIIAADGNLKGVAPKAKLFSYKVSSTGESVSSDLIVKAIHRAIEDKVNVINISLGVNKTNDEIDQAVNEAVKNGIIVVVAAGNNGPDNGTIGSPGKDPDVITVGATYNNITQSVVSTLEIDKTQYQVLPMLGTNPLSKPITGKIVFGGYGRIRDLVNVDAKDSILLEERGSDIKGEKIYFSEKERNAVQSGAQALIIFNNEPGIFFGEIFQPNSTSSNNPIIPVISMSKSDGLALKKSLQNETVAKLDVFSHPDFVAPFSSRGPVSPFYIKPDLVAPGVFVNSTHIGGTYNLTSGTSIAAPHVTGAVALLLQKDPNLKPEDIASLLSTTTDPVTDAYGNDEPVDVTGSGRLNLTRAFSANLIIIPHSLVFNLALEKPYQTRTLHLQTIQGILPNIQTKFISDQNDFKLESSLKNNSLNIKISMQKNMTGDFYKMFEINDGTTAYHVPVMIHVTKGIINTSESDGILTFSLERPEIWSYAKISVIKEGTDQIQSASLVPQQITSLSLYEPGKYWIEAQITTPDGIDNVYDDIIIKKPAVKTGIEFLESFGIPIKEIIIISGVIVASIIVVLVVRRN
- a CDS encoding superoxide dismutase — translated: MAKYELPKLPYAYEALEPHIDAKTMEIHYSKHHQAYTNGLNTALESLSSELQNMELTKLLSSLDKVPENVRGAVNFHGGGYDNHTLFWNNMKPNGGGTPGGKVADAINSVFGSFDAFKEKFSKDTGAIQGSGWGWLAYNPQSKKVEFTTMPNQTSPRTKGLIPLLGLDVWEHAYYLKYQNKRPDYITAWWNVVNWGEVENRLSKV